ATGAAAACATTGAATATTAAAGAATACCAGTAATCAGCAATTCTTTTTTTCAAAAGAGAAAAGTTCAGCATACTTCCTCCCTCAACAAGAACTGATATTATCTTTTGCTGTGCAAGTTTTGAAAATGCATCTGAAAGTTCAAGATGACCATCTTCTGACGACTTTGCATAGATTATTTTTATTCCTCTTTGAGAAAGAAGATCTATTTTTTGCGTATCATTTACATTTTCACTGCACACAATATAGGTAGAATACTCATCAGAAGTTTTTACAATATTGCACTCTAAAGGAATTCGCAGTTTTGTATCAAGCACAACTCTTATTGGCTGTCTTACAATCTGGCCATACCTTGCATTTAAAATTGGGTTATCTGAAATTACAGTATTTACAGACACAAGGGTTGCCATATATTTTTGACGAAGGCTGTGTACAAAGACGTTTTCGTCATCTGTGTTAAACAAAAATCTCTTATTTGAAGGTGTTGCAATTTTACCATCAATACTCTGGGCAACTTTAATAGCGATATATGGAATGCCTGTCTTCATATATTTAAAAAACTCTTTGTTTACAATTTCTGCTTCTTTTTGAAGCACACCTTCTACAACTTCAATTCCGTGCTGTTTTAAAATTTGTATGCCCTTGCCATTGACAATGGGGTTTGGATCTCTTGTGGCAACCACAACCTTTTTAATCCCACTTTTAATGATTGCTTCTGTACAAGGCGGCTGTTTGCCAAAATGTGAGCAAGGTTCTAAGGAGACATACATTGTTGCGTTTTTGAGACTGTAGCCATTTTTTATTGCATCTTCAATTGCCAAAACTTCTGCATGCTTTTCACCATACTTTTGATGATATCCTTTTCCAATTATTGTGCCGTTTTTTACAATTACGCATCCAACCCTTGGGTTTGGAAGCACCAGATAAGATGCTTTCTTTGCAAGTTCAAGTGCCATGTTCATGTAATAGCTGTGCGAAAGACACCTCAAAAGTATCCTCCCCTCTGACAGAAATTGATGTAAAAAATTAAAGCCTCGAAAGTGTTTTTCACCTTCGAGGCTTGCAAGCTCGTGTTTTATGATGTATAAGAAAATCTTCCTTACACATCCACTCCTTCTCCCATCCGGACTGTAACCGTTGGCACCGGAATTTCACCGGTTCTGCAAAAGCCTCGTTGGCTTTTGCTCGCGGGCTTTTACCGCCAGTGGGGAATTTCACCCCGCCCCGAAGGATGGACCTTTACCATTAGCTTATATTCGATTTTATACTTCATTATATTCATAAGTTTTCAAAATTTCAATAGCAAAATTTACCTTATATAAACTTTGTAGACTACAGCAAAGCTTAATAGTAGTAATGGAGTGCCAAGATAAATCAGTTCGAATTTTTTGCTTGTAATTCCTACAATCAAAAACACAATTATACTCAGAATTATACCAAATGCCCAAAATAGGCCTAAAAATTTTTTAAAATACTTTCGTGAATCTGATTTTATAAAAAGAGGGAAGAGAATAAATTCTATCATTGCAACGAAGAATATAGCTAAAACAATGGTTCCCACTGTGTAAAAAGCACTTTTTTCAAGAATTGAACTGATTACAGAGCCAATTGTTGCTAATATAGTAAGCGAATAAAAGAAAAACCTATAAATTTTCACTTTGTGGTTACTAAAATTTTTGTTGAAAATCCAAACAACAATGTGATAAAGTATATAACAAAGAATAATCGAAATCGCTTACAACTTCTAGCTCATATATTTTATAAAATTGTTAAGCAAAATGAAAGGGGGCAGTGTATTTTGCCGTCAATTGAAGATGTTGCGAAAAGAGCTGGTGTTTCAAAGGCAACTGTATCAAGAGTTATAAATGGAACAGCGAATGTATCTGAAAAAAAGAAAAAGGCTGTGTTGGAAGCTATTAAAGCTTTAAATTATACTCCGAATGTAACAGCAAAGAATTTAGCAAGAAGAAAGACAGATACAATAGGAATAATAATTCAGCAACTGAGTAGCTGGTTTTACAGCGAAGTAGTTGGCTTGCTTAACCAGTATATAACACAGCGTGGATACGGAGCCATATTTTGTCAACTAATAGATAATATTGACTACTTTAAGTTCCTTGTAGGAAGAGTGGATGGAGTTATAGTTTTTGGATATAAAACTATTAATAAACAAGCATTAAAACTATTACATGCTAATAATGTTCCAGTTGTTCTTGCTGAGAACAACACTGAGTTTCCAAATGTTCCAAGAGTAAATGTAAACAATCTACAAGGTGGCTACATTGCAACAAAGTACCTTATTGAAAAAGGTTGCAGAAAAATCGTACATATATCAGGTCCACTTGAGTCTTTTGAAAGTATTGCAAGATATGAGGGATACAAGGCAGCATTAAGAGATTTTGGTGTAGACTTTGATGAAGAACTTCTCATCGAAGGAGATTTCATGTTTCAAAAGGCATATGAAAGTATCAAAAAGCTTTTACAAAACAAAAAAATAGGTGGCATATTTGCAGCAAACGACCTTATGGCATATGCAAGTATGTACGCATTGGAGGAGATGGGAATATCTGTTCCTGAGGATGTAA
The DNA window shown above is from Caldicellulosiruptor owensensis OL and carries:
- the ribD gene encoding bifunctional diaminohydroxyphosphoribosylaminopyrimidine deaminase/5-amino-6-(5-phosphoribosylamino)uracil reductase RibD → MRCLSHSYYMNMALELAKKASYLVLPNPRVGCVIVKNGTIIGKGYHQKYGEKHAEVLAIEDAIKNGYSLKNATMYVSLEPCSHFGKQPPCTEAIIKSGIKKVVVATRDPNPIVNGKGIQILKQHGIEVVEGVLQKEAEIVNKEFFKYMKTGIPYIAIKVAQSIDGKIATPSNKRFLFNTDDENVFVHSLRQKYMATLVSVNTVISDNPILNARYGQIVRQPIRVVLDTKLRIPLECNIVKTSDEYSTYIVCSENVNDTQKIDLLSQRGIKIIYAKSSEDGHLELSDAFSKLAQQKIISVLVEGGSMLNFSLLKKRIADYWYSLIFNVFIGGENTKGVVGKEGFEEFFPKLVNTKVTTSKNSTIIEGDISYV
- a CDS encoding LacI family DNA-binding transcriptional regulator, producing MPSIEDVAKRAGVSKATVSRVINGTANVSEKKKKAVLEAIKALNYTPNVTAKNLARRKTDTIGIIIQQLSSWFYSEVVGLLNQYITQRGYGAIFCQLIDNIDYFKFLVGRVDGVIVFGYKTINKQALKLLHANNVPVVLAENNTEFPNVPRVNVNNLQGGYIATKYLIEKGCRKIVHISGPLESFESIARYEGYKAALRDFGVDFDEELLIEGDFMFQKAYESIKKLLQNKKIGGIFAANDLMAYASMYALEEMGISVPEDVKVVGFDDVDLVGLQLSKMPRLTTVRQPIDLMAKTACDILFEKINDPAKEFESEYILDTQLIIRQSA